The Malus domestica chromosome 10, GDT2T_hap1 genome contains a region encoding:
- the LOC103446298 gene encoding uncharacterized protein yields MGGGFRVLHLVRPFLSFLPEVQSADRRIPFREKIIYTVISLFIFLVCSQLPLYGIHSTTGADPFYWMRVILASSRGTVMELGITPIVTSGMVVQLLAGSKIIEVDNNVREDRALLNGAQKLLAILIAVGQAVAYVVSGMYGSVAQLGVGNAILIIVQLCFAAIIVICLDELLQKGYGLGSGISLFIATNICESIIWKSFSPTTINSGRGAEFEGAIIALFHLLITRNDKVRALREAFYRQNLPNVTNLLATVLIFLIVVYFQGFRVVLPVRSKNARGQQGSYPIKLFYTSNMPIILQSALVSNLYFISQLLYRKFSGNFFVNILGKWQDSEYSGQSIPVGGLAYYITAPGSLADMAANPFHALFYLVFMLSACALFSKTWIEVSGSSARDVAKQLKEQQMVMPGHRDSNLQKELNRYIPTAAAFGGLCIGALTVLADFMGAIGSGTGILLAVTIIYQYFETFEKERESQLGFFGL; encoded by the exons ATGGGAGGAGGTTTTCGAGTTTTGCATTTGGTGAGGCcgtttctttcttttctaccGGAAGTTCAAAGCGCTGACAGAAGGATCCCCTTCAGAGAGAAGATTATATACACCGTGATTTCCCTGTTCATCTTTCTGGTGTGCAGCCAGCTTCCCCTTTATGGCATTCACTCTACCACTGGCGCTGATCCATTTTATTGGATGCGCGTTATTCTTGCATCAAGCCGTGGGACTGTGATGGAGCTCGGAATAACCCCCATTGTGACATCTGGGATGGTCGTGCAGCTCTTGGCCGGTTCAAAGATCATTGAAGTCGACAACAATGTCCGTGAGGATCGTGCTCTATT AAATGGGGCACAAAAGTTGTTGGCCATCCTCATTGCTGTTGGTCAGGCTGTTGCTTATGTGGTTTCAGGAATGTATGGTAGTGTCGCTCAACTTGGTGTCGGGAATGCGATTCTTATCATTGTTCAGCTCTGCTTTGCTGCAATTATTGTCATTTGCCTAGATGAACTTCTTCAGAAGGGATATGGTTTGGGATCCGGGATTTCCCTTTTTATAGCTACCAACATCTG TGAAAGCATCATCTGGAAGTCCTTTAGCCCTACAACTATCAATAGCGGACGGGGAGCTGAATTTGAAGGTGCCATCATTGCACTGTTCCATCTCTTGATCACCAGGAACGACAAAGTTCGTGCTCTTCGCGAAGCTTTCTACAGGCAAAACCTGCCAAATGTTACTAATCTGCTTGCTACAGTCTTGATCTTTCTCATTGTCGTCTACTTCCAAGGTTTTCGTGTTGTTTTACCGGTGAGATCAAAGAATGCCCGTGGACAGCAGGGATCATATCCTATTAAGCTTTTCTACACCTCTAACATGCCCATCATTCTCCAGTCTGCTCTTGTCTCCAATCTTTATTTCATCTCTCAA TTGCTTTACAGGAAGTTCAGTGGGAATTTCTTCGTGAATATTCTTGGAAAGTGGCAGGATTCTGAATATTCTGGCCAATCTATTCCAGTTGGTGGTCTTGCCTACTATATCACGGCTCCAGGAAG CTTGGCGGATATGGCTGCCAATCCATTCCATGCTCTGTTCTATCTAGTGTTCATGCTTTCAGCCTGTGCACTCTTCTCAAAAACTTGGATTGAAGTTTCTGGTTCTTCTGCCCGAGATGTAGCGAAGCAGCTCAAG GAACAACAAATGGTGATGCCTGGACATAGAGATTCAAACTTACAGAAGGAACTAAACCGCTACATACCTACTGCGGCTGCATTTGGAGGTTTGTGCATTGGTGCCTTGACTGTTCTGGCAGATTTCATGGGAGCAATTGGCTCAGGGACTGGGATTTTGCTTGCTGTCACAATCATCTATCAGTACTTTGAGACATTtgagaaagagagggaaagcCAACTTGGCTTTTTCGGCCTTTAA
- the LOC103446297 gene encoding protein GRAVITROPIC IN THE LIGHT 1, which yields MDLEFMQDALLESKNEMDIAMRPKQSRLSRTFSKVINLRTATSRIASSNGICLLALNGKFKDNLDRRKDDKKEEEFRVRNRAVMEALLAKLFAGITSIKAAYAELQMAQDPYNNEAIQTADQSVVNELKSISELKRSFLKKELDLSPQVTLMLAEIQEQQAMMKTYEITIKKLESESEKKDSDISSLQKKLQDLVLSNKCSEKRLNDSGSSSLSIFDNIRHSELNPTHFVQFQQQALKSIKSFVRLMIREMESANWDLSIAVGFIEPGSVFEKQSHRCFAFESFVSKTLLEGFNNPNFGLPSDSLSPSNKTHLLFFQKFKKLVSENPKNFLTQNPSSSFCKFTKAKYLQLVHAKMECSLFGNLNMRKVVSSGGVPDSAFFAAFADAAMRVWLLHCLAFSFGQQVSIFQVKKGSRFSEVFMESVTADDVDMEPLVSFTVVPGFKIGKTVVQSLVYLSPVPSPAGT from the exons ATGGATCTTGAGTTCATGCAGGATGCTTTACTTGAGTCGAAGAATGAG ATGGACATCGCCATGAGACCAAAACAGAGCAGATTATCCAGAACTTTCAGCAAGGTCATCAACCTCCGCACCGCCACGAGCAGAATCGCTTCCAGCAATGGCATTTGCCTCCTTGCGTTGAACGGAAAGTTCAAGGACAATCTCGACCGGCGGAAGGATgacaagaaggaagaagaattcAGAGTCAGGAATAGAGCGGTTATGGAAGCGCTTCTGGCCAAGCTCTTCGCCGGAATCACTTCCATAAAAGCAGCTTACGCGGAGCTCCAAATGGCGCAGGATCCGTACAACAACGAAGCGATTCAGACGGCCGACCAGTCCGTGGTGAACGAGCTGAAATCGATATCGGAGTTGAAACGCAGCTTTTTGAAAAAGGAGCTCGATCTCTCGCCGCAGGTCACTCTGATGCTCGCGGAGATTCAGGAGCAGCAGGCGATGATGAAAACGTACGAGATTACAATCAAGAAACTGGAGTCCGAATCCGAAAAGAAGGATTCCGATATTTCGTCCCTCCAGAAAAAGCTTCAAGATTTGGTCTTGTCCAACAAGTGCTCGGAGAAAAGGCTAAACGACAGCGGCTCTTCGTCTCTCTCCATTTTCGACAACATTCGGCATTCGGAGCTGAATCCGACGCATTTCGTTCAATTCCAGCAGCAGGCTTTGAAATCCATCAAAAGCTTTGTGAGATTGATGATCCGGGAAATGGAATCCGCCAACTGGGATCTCTCCATAGCCGTCGGATTCATTGAACCCGGTTCTGTTTTCGAAAAACAGAGCCATCGATGCTTCGCATTCGAATCCTTCGTTTCCAAAACATTGCTCGAAGGATTCAACAATCCAAACTTCGGCCTACCCAGTGATTCTTTATCCCCAAGTAACAAAACCCACCTTCTGTTTTTCcagaaattcaagaaactcgtatccgaaaacccaaaaaatttcctCACCCAGAACCCGAGTTCTTCGTTTTGCAAGTTCACCAAGGCAAAGTACCTCCAGCTCGTTCATGCGAAGATGGAGTGCTCGCTTTTTGGAAATTTGAACATGAGGAAGGTCGTGAGCTCCGGCGGAGTTCCGGACTCTGCTTTTTTCGCCGCGTTTGCAGATGCTGCTATGCGGGTTTGGCTTCTGCATTGCTTGGCGTTCTCGTTTGGGCAGCAAGTTTCGATTTTTCAGGTGAAGAAAGGGTCGAGATTTTCGGAGGTGTTCATGGAGTCAGTGACTGCGGACGACGTCGACATGGAGCCGTTGGTGAGTTTCACGGTTGTTCCCGGGTTTAAGATTGGGAAGACGGTGGTGCAGAGCCTGGTTTACTTGTCTCCGGTCCCTTCTCCGGCGGGAACTTAA
- the LOC103446295 gene encoding probable alpha,alpha-trehalose-phosphate synthase [UDP-forming] 7: protein MMSKSYTNLLDLASGNFPVMGRERRRLPRVMTVAGVISELDDDQAGSVSSDVPSSIIQDRIIIVANQLPVKAKRRPDNKGWSFSWDEDSLVLQLKDGLPEDMEVLYVGSLSVEVDSNEQDDVSALLLDRFKCVPAFLPPDILSKFYHGFCKQHLWPLFHYMLPFSATHGGRFDRSLWEAYVAANKIFSQRVIEVINPEDDYVWIHDYHLMVLPTFLRRMFNRLRMGFFLHSPFPSSEIYRTLPVREEILKALLNADLIGFHTFDYARHFLSCCSRMLGLEYQSKRGYIGLDYFGRTVGIKIMPVGIHMGQIESVLKLADKEWRVGELKQQFEGKTVLLGVDDMDIFKGVNLKLLAMEQMLKQHPKWQGKAVLVQIANPARGRGKDLEETQAEIQASIKRINENFGRTGYEPIVFIDRPVSLSERVAYYTIAECVVVTAVRDGMNLIPYEYIVCRQGNSLSDSNSEHSGPKKSMLVVSEFIGCSPSLSGAIRVNPWNIESTAEAMNEAISMVEPEKQLRHEKHYRYVSTHDVAYWSRSVFQDMERTCKEHFRRRCWGIGLGFGFRVIALDPNFRKLTIDRIVSAYLRSKNRAILLDYDGTVMPQTSINKSPSQEVISLINTLCGDVKNTVFVVSGRGRDSLSKWFSPCKKLGIAAEHGYFVRWSADKDWEVCGQSNDFGWIQIAEPVMKLYTEATDGSSIETKESALVWHHRDADPGFGSSQAKELLDHLESVLANEPVAVKSGQYIVEVKPQGVSKGVVAEKIFTSMHQTGKQADFVLCVGDDRSDEDMFEIIGSARTNGVLSSNTSVFACTVGQKPSKAKYYLDDPGDVIAMLYALADASDSPPSSDGEPGSA, encoded by the exons ATGATGTCCAAATCGTATACCAATCTTTTAGATCTTGCTTCTGGAAACTTTCCGGTAATGGGTCGCGAAAGACGGCGGCTTCCGCGTGTAATGACCGTCGCCGGTGTTATATCGGAGCTCGATGATGATCAGGCGGGTAGTGTGTCGTCGGATGTTCCGTCGTCGATCATTCAGGACCGGATAATTATTGTTGCCAACCAGCTCCCTGTGAAAGCTAAGCGGAGACCGGATAACAAAGGATGGAGCTTTAGTTGGGATGAGGACTCATTGGTATTGCAGTTGAAGGACGGTCTACCGGAAGATATGGAGGTTTTGTATGTAGGTTCTTTGAGCGTCGAAGTGGATTCCAATGAACAAGACGATGTATCAGCGCTCCTGTTGGATAGATTCAAGTGCGTTCCGGCCTTTTTGCCGCCCGACATTTTGTCCAAGTTCTATCATGGGTTTTGCAAGCAGCATTTGTGGCCTCTGTTTCATTACATGCTTCCTTTCTCAGCAACTCATGGGGGGCGGTTCGATCGGTCTTTGTGGGAGGCGTATGTGGCCGCAAATAAGATTTTCTCGCAAAGGGTGATCGAGGTGATAAATCCGGAGGATGACTATGTGTGGATTCATGATTACCATCTAATGGTGCTGCCTACCTTCTTGAGGAGGATGTTCAATAGATTGAGAATGGGGTTTTTTCTCCATAGCCCATTCCCTTCGTCCGAAATATATAGGACTCTACCGGTCAGGGAAGAGATTTTAAAGGCACTTCTAAATGCGGACCTTATTGGTTTCCACACATTTGATTACGCTCGGCATTTCTTGTCTTGTTGTAGTCGGATGTTGGGTTTGGAGTATCAGTCGAAGCGGGGTTATATTGGGTTGGACTATTTCGGAAGGACAGTTGGGATAAAGATCATGCCTGTTGGGATTCACATGGGGCAGATTGAGTCAGTGTTGAAGCTTGCGGATAAGGAATGGAGGGTAGGAGAACTTAAGCAACAGTTTGAAGGAAAGACAGTGCTACTTGGTGTTGATGATATGGACATCTTTAAAGGTGTCAACTTGAAGCTCTTGGCAATGGAACAGATGCTGAAGCAGCATCCGAAGTGGCAGGGGAAAGCGGTTCTGGTTCAGATAGCGAACCCTGCTAGGGGAAGAGGGAAAGATCTTGAGGAAACACAGGCTGAAATACAGGCAAGCATCAAAAgaattaatgaaaattttggTCGGACTGGATATGAACCTATCGTGTTCATTGATAGACCAGTTTCTCTTAGTGAAAGAGTTGCATATTACACAATTGCAGAGTGTGTAGTAGTCACAGCTGTGAGAGATGGGATGAATCTTATTCCATACGAGTACATTGTGTGCAGGCAAGGAAACTCTCTATCAGATTCTAATTCAGAACACAGTGGGCCGAAGAAGAGCATGCTCGTAGTATCAGAGTTTATTGGATGTTCCCCTTCACTAAGTGGTGCAATTCGGGTTAACCCATGGAATATTGAATCAACGGCGGAGGCAATGAACGAGGCAATTTCAATGGTTGAACCCGAGAAGCAGTTGCGGCATGAGAAACATTATAGGTATGTTAGTACACATGATGTGGCATACTGGTCGCGAAGTGTTTTCCAAGATATGGAGAGAACTTGCAAAGAACATTTCAGAAGGCGTTGCTGGGGTATTGGTTTGGGCTTCGGCTTCAGGGTTATAGCACTTGATCCCAACTTCAGAAAGCTGACTATTGATCGCATCGTTTCTGCTTACTTGAGATCTAAAAATAGGGCAATTCTGTTGGATTATGATGGCACTGTGATGCCTCAAACATCTATAAATAAGAGCCCGAGTCAAGAGGTCATCTCCCTCATTAATACGCTTTGTGGTGATGTTAAAAACACTGTTTTTGTGGTCAGTGGAAGAGGAAGGGATAGTTTAAGTAAGTGGTTTTCTCCTTGCAAGAAACTCGGAATTGCTGCCGAACATGGTTATTTTGTGAG GTGGTCTGCTGACAAGGACTGGGAAGTTTGCGGGCAGAGCAATGACTTTGGTTGGATACAGATAGCTGAACCAGTTATGAAGCTCTACACAGAAGCCACCGATGGTTCCAGCATTGAAACCAAGGAGAGCGCCTTGGTTTGGCACCATAGAGATGCAGATCCTGGTTTTGGATCCAGCCAGGCTAAAGAGTTACTGGATCATTTAGAAAGTGTGCTAGCAAATGAACCAGTTGCTGTAAAGAGTGGTCAATACATTGTAGAAGTGAAGCCACAG GGTGTCAGTAAAGGCGTGGTTGCAGAAAAGATCTTCACATCAATGCATCAGACAGGGAAGCAGGCCGATTTTGTACTGTGTGTTGGCGACGATAGATCTGATGAGGATATGTTTGAGATCATTGGTAGTGCTAGGACAAATGGTGTCCTCTCTTCCAATACCAGTGTTTTCGCTTGCACTGTTGGACAGAAGCCCAGTAAAGCCAAGTACTATTTGGATGACCCTGGTGATGTTATTGCAATGCTTTACGCTCTTGCAGATGCTTCAGACTCTCCGCCTTCCTCGGATGGTGAACCAGGCTCTGCTTGA
- the LOC103446294 gene encoding phosphate permease PHO89-like translates to MSSGNDSGPVDIAINVVRQWKETYRWIPIFGAVAAIAAAFLTGGNNLPAPFSTPIESGSLTLLKAFVVACVIYVPGAAFASCGCSVNDLFSDFLKENQPSEGFLMWSMVVVLITAATWLALATYLQLPVSPQQSMQGALLGTILVTEGFSYLPLWNKNANHNFNGGGILWIFLEWTVAPLIAFACALILFSVMKASLLRREHAEKWVLVFLPFAYGISAGLLCLFFMFQVIPSITAVHSWVTIAAVATATMTGALLSLGLVIPLAMKKVNVDRNYKTKKRNMSKSIDQKCIESQEQTCISTKSLDDEAQFEEALKDFMQMRVLDTVYEEEDERSWASPDSIKEPEPEPTPAHSHSVSEDQSNTEKSRSFRQLLESSPNQGQSRHFHKIDKITTPVENALRFIRGSSKSAFSHANEYDRQTLVRHALAEKYDDVEGLFIFPQIIASCIFALIQSANEVAAIVSPYGAILDVFQHRVKYSGNGESVESIHVNWWFKAIGGFGAAVGFLICGRRLTQCLGGKLTYISNSRGLAAQLSTVAAMILVHKIKLPVSSVHVFVGSLVGVGVADDARNVNWKLLFKFICGWVLTILFCTGIAYVIFSVSIHSPAYVVP, encoded by the exons ATGTCATCGGGGAACGATAGTGGTCCGGTGGATATAGCCATCAATGTTGTGAGGCAGTGGAAGGAGACCTATAGATGGATACCAATATTTGGAGCTGTTGCTGCAATTGCTGCGGCTTTTTTGACTGGTGGAAACAATCTTCCGGCTCCG TTTTCGACACCAATTGAGTCAGGGAGTCTGACACTTCTAAAGGCATTTGTTGTGGCTTGTGTGATCTACGTTCCTGGAGCAGCCTTTGCAAGTTGCGGCTGTTCTGTGAATGACTTGTTTTCTGAT TTTCTCAAGGAAAATCAACCAAGTGAAGGTTTCTTGATGTGGAGTATGGTAGTTGTTCTCATCACTGCAG CAACTTGGCTTGCTTTGGCTACATACTTGCAGCTGCCAGTCTCACCGCAGCAATCGATGCAAGGTGCTCTACTGGGAACTATACTTGTTACTGAAGGTTTTAGCTACTTACCCTTGTGGAATAAG AACGCAAATCACAATTTCAATGGCGGAGGAATTCTTTGGATATTTCTTGAATGGACTGTGGCTCCACTCATTGCCTTCGCTTGTGCACTCATACTCTTCAGCGTAATGAAGGCTTCTCTGCTTCGTCGTGAACATGCTGAAAAATGGGTTCTTGTTTTTCTCCCATTTGCCTATGGAATATCTGCTGGACTGCTTTGCCTCTTTTTCATGTTTCAG GTCATTCCGTCTATAACAGCGGTTCACAGTTGGGTTACCATTGCTGCAGTTGCCACGGCCACCATGACTGGAGCACTATTATCTTTG GGTTTGGTGATTCCTTTGGCCATGAAGAAAGTCAATGTAGACAGAAATTACAAGACCAAGAAGAGAAACATGTCTAAATCCATAGACCAAAAGTGCATCGAAAGCCAAGAACAAACATGCATTAGTACAAAATCTTTGGATGACGAAGCGCAGTTTGAAGAAGCCTTGAAAGATTTCATGCAGATGAGAGTCCTTGATACCGTGTACGAAGAAGAGGATGAGAGGAGCTGGGCTTCACCGGACTCAATAAAGGAACCTGAACCCGAACCTACGCCTGCTCATAGTCACTCAGTTTCCGAAGATCAGTCTAACACGGAGAAATCTAGGTCATTTAGGCAGTTGCTTGAATCTTCGCCAAACCAGGGTCAATCAAGGCACTTTCACAAGATTGACAAAATTACAACACCGGTTGAGAATGCCCTTCGGTTCATAAGAGGCTCATCCAAATCAGCTTTTTCTCAT GCGAACGAGTATGACAGACAGACCCTTGTTCGCCATGCTCTAGCTGAAAAATATGATGATGTTGAAGGCTTGTTCATTTTCCCACAGATTATAGCTTCGTGTATCTTCGC GCTTATTCAATCTGCTAATGAAGTAGCTGCCATTGTGAGTCCATATGGAGCTATTCTTGATGTATTTCAACACAGGGTGAAATACTCCGGAAATGGGGAATCTGTG GAATCCATCCATGTGAACTGGTGGTTTAAGGCGATTGGCGGATTTGGTGCAGCAGTTGGTTTCTTGATCTGTGGCAGGAGGCTGACACAGTGCCTAGGTGGGAAGCTCACTTATATAAGCAACTCAAGAGGCTTAGCAGCGCAACTGTCCACTGTAGCAGCAATGATTCTGGTTCATAAGATTAAGCTTCCGGTTTCAAGTGTTCATGTTTTTGTTGGATCGTTAGTAGGAGTTGGGGTCGCAGACGACGCTCGG AATGTTAACTGGAAGCTCCTGTTCAAGTTCATATGTGGGTGGGTGCTCACCATTCTTTTTTGCACTGGGATTGCTTATGTCATCTTCTCAGTGTCTATACACTCCCCAGCCTATGTGGTGCCCTAA
- the LOC103412455 gene encoding acetolactate synthase small subunit 2, chloroplastic-like: MAAVSSPFSTSLVAQKPSFPVDFRHGFSTSFDLGRQRPLKGKSSELKKLVISASTGNAVSVSDSVPSLTSKVKRHTISVFVGDESGIINRIAGVFARRGYNIESLAVGLNKDKALFTIVVSGTEKVLRQVVEQLNKLVNVIKVEDISREPQVERELMLIKLNADPSTRAEIMWLVDIFRAKIVDISEQSLTVEITGDPGKVVAVQRNLSKFGIKELARTGKIALRREKMGATAPFWRFSADSYPDLEKSTSDGALAVKANRTLNGDAVTASRGDVYPVEPYDDFRLNTVLDAHWGVLYDEDSTGVRSHTLSMIVNDYPGVLNTVTGVLSRRGYNIQSLAVGPAEVEGLSRITTVVPGTDDSISKLVQQLHKLIDLHEVRDISHLPFAERELMLIKIAVNTTARRDVLDIASIFRAKAVDVSDHTITLELTGDLNKMVALQKLLEPYGICEVARTGRVALQRESGVDSTYLRGYPLPL; this comes from the exons ATGGCGGCTGTGTCATCACCATTCTCCACTTCACTAGTGGCCCAGAAACCGAGTTTCCCAGTGGATTTCCGGCATGGGTTTTCCACAAGCTTCGATCTTGGCCGCCAGAGGCCGCTCAAAGGGAAGAGTTCCGAGCTGAAGAAGCTGGTGATCTCTGCTAGCACTGGCAATGCTGTTTCTGTCAGTGATTCTGTGCCTTCATTGACTTCTAA GGTAAAACGCCATACTATTTCAGTGTTTGTTGGGGATGAGAGTGGAATCATAAACCGAATAGCAGGGGTTTTCGCCAGGAGAGGTTACAATATCGAGTCTCTTGCTGTTGGTTTGAACAAGGACAAGGCTCTCTTTACCATAGTTGTGTCTGGGACTGAAAAGGTGTTGAGGCAGGTTGTTGAACAGCTGAACAAGTTGGTGAATGTGATAAAG GTCGAAGACATCTCAAGGGAGCCACAAGTAGAACGTGAACTGATGCTTATCAAACTTAATGCAGATCCAAGTACCCGTGCAGAG ATAATGTGGTTAGTGGACATCTTCAGAGCAAAAATTGTTGATATCTCTGAACAGTCACTAACAGTTGAG ATTACTGGGGACCCTGGGAAGGTGGTTGCTGTTCAAAGAAACTTAAGCAAGTTTGGGATCAAAGAGCTTGCAAGAACTGGAAAG ATTGCTTTGAGACGAGAAAAGATGGGTGCAACAGCTCCTTTCTGGAGATTTTCTGCAGATTCTTATCCAGATCTTGAGAAGTCCACGTCTGATGGTGCTCTTGCAGTGAAAGCAAATCGTACGCTCAATGGTGATGCTGTTACTGCCTCAAGG GGCGACGTTTACCCCGTGGAGCCCTATGATGACTTCCGTTTGAATACAGTTCTTGATGCGCATTGGGGTGTTCTCTATGATGAAGAT TCAACTGGGGTTCGATCACACACCTTGTCTATGATTGTAAATGACTATCCTGGAGTTCTAAACACAGTTACAGGAGTCCTGTCCCGAAGAGGTTATAACATTCAG AGCCTGGCTGTGGGGCCTGCTGAAGTGGAGGGGCTTTCTCGCATTACAACAGTTGTTCCCGGTACAGACGATTCAATATCCAAGTTGGTTCAGCAACTCCACAAGTTGATAGATCTTCATGAG GTTCGGGATATTAGTCACTTACCGTTTGCTGAGCGAGAGTTGATGTTGATAAAGATTGCTGTGAACACTACTGCTAGAAGGGATGTTCTTGATATTGCCAGCATTTTCCGTGCCAAAGCTGTTGATGTGTCCGATCATACAATTACCCTTGAG CTAACTGGTGATTTAAATAAGATGGTTGCACTGCAGAAGTTACTAGAGCCCTATGGGATTTGCGAG GTTGCGCGGACTGGGAGGGTGGCGTTACAGCGGGAGTCTGGTGTGGATTCCACATATCTCCGCGGATACCCCCTTCCGTTGTAA